In Catenulispora sp. MAP5-51, the sequence GTCCTCGACAGGGACGCTGAACGTGGCGCCGGCGGCGGCCGGCCAGGAGCAGGACGAACAGGACATGGTCGCCGGCGCGCCGTTCCAGGATCCGCCCGACGCGGTCGTGACCGCCGGGGCCGACGGCGTCCCGACCATCACCCTCGACGCCCGCGACACCCAGTTCGACCTGGCCGGCCGGACCGTCCAGGGCCAGTCCTACAACGGCTCCTACGTCGCGCCGACGATCCGCTTCAACCCCGGCGCGCACGTGGACGTGCGGCTGGTCAACCACCTGCCGGTGGCGACCAACGTGCACTTCCACGGCCTGCACATCGATCCGTCGAGCCACTCCGACGACGACTTCCTGTGCGTCGCCCCGGGAGACACGTACACCTACCGGCTCGTGATCCCGGCGGACCATCCGCAGGGCACGTACTGGTACCACTCGCACGCCATAGGGGCGACGTGCCCGAACGGCCGCACCGGCCCCACGGCCGGCGATGTCGAGAACCAGATCTACGCCGGCCTGTCCGGCGCTCTGATCGTCGGCGACGACCGCACCCTGCTGCCTCCGGCCTACCAGCACGTCACCGCGCACACCCTGGTCCTGAAAGACGTCCAGACCGACCAGGCCGGCGACATCGTCCAGAACAGCGCGAGCACCAGGATCGACTCCGACGCCCCGGCCGTCCGCCTGGTCAACGGCGAGCTGCGCCCGGTGCTCACGATGCGCCCGAACGAGACGCAGCTGTGGCGCCTCATCAACGCCGGAGCCGACATCTTCTACCGGCTCCGCCTGGACGGCTACCGGTTCACCATCGTCGGCGAGGACGGCGTCCCGGTCGCGGGCGTCACCACCGCCGACACCCTGCTCCTGCCGCCGGCCAAACGCTACGACGTCCTGGTCACCGCGAACGCCGCCCCTGGCGAGAGCTGGCTGCGCACCACTTCCTACAGCAACGGACCCCAAGGAGATCAGTACCCCGACACCGCCCTCGCCCAGCTGAGCGTCACCGGCGACGCCGTCAGCCGCCTGCCGGTCCTCACCGGCGCGGTCCGGACCGCCCCGGCGGGCCTGGACACCGCGCCGATCGCGAAACAGCGGACCCTCGACCTCAGCGAGAGTCCCGACGGCCTCACCTTCTTCATCAACGGCAAGCAGTTCGACCCGGACACCTCGGTCTTCCCGACCCCGGCGCGCCTGGGGACCGTCGAGGAGTGGACGATCCTCAACGAGAGCGGCGAGGACCATCCGTTCCACCTGCACACCACCGCCTTCCAGGAGATGTCGGTGAACGGCACGACGGTGCCCTACACGCACATGCAGGACATCGCCGTGGTGCCCCACGAGTCCAGCGGAGTCCCGGGCAAGGTCGTGATCCGCGTCCCGATCGAGGACTTCCCGGGCCGGTGGCTGTTCCACTGCCACATCGCGGCGCACGAGGACAACGGCATGATGAGTTTCTTGAACGTGGAGTCCTAGTACGGGCCATGTACAGGCCATCGTGGCCCGCCACAGGGCCCGGGATCGGCGCTCGCCCCGCCGGTCCCGGGTTCATTCCTGTCAAGATCTCTTCATGACCGAGACCATGCGCCCCATGACCGTCGCGGACCTGAACCAGATTCTCGAGGACATGCCCCGCTACTGGGGCGAGCGCGACATGCGCGCAGGCCACCACTACCCGCTGGTCCACGAGTTCGGCGCCACCTGCCTGGTCGCCGACTCCCCGGACGGCATCCGCGGCTACCTGATGGGCTGGGTGAACCCCGACCGCGTCGGCTACGTCCACTTCATCGCCACCCGCGACGACGCCCGCGGGACGGGCCTCGGCCGCCGATTGCATGCCGAGTTCGCCCGGTTGGCCGCGGAGCTCGGCGCCACCCGGCTCAAGGCGATCACCTCCGTGGCGAACACCGGCAGCGTCGCGTTCCACACCAGCATCGGATTCATCTCAGAGGTCGTCGAGGACTACGCCGGGCCCGGCCAGGCGCGCGTGGTGTTCACCCGCGCGCTACATTGAACCTGCGCCGCACATCAGGCGCCGTCGGAGCTGAGAGGCGCTGCAACGGATCCGAAGGATCCGCCACGCTCGGTCCCGGCGACTTTCCCAAGGGCGCCTCCCTCGTGGAGGCGCACTTCGTGCTTTCCCGAGGTTCCACCACCTCATGCGAAGACGGGAAAGCGAGCATGAAGCACCACATCCACGAGCAGGAGATCGACATCCTGCGGTTCGCCGTCGCCGATCTGGACCTGGCCGCCTCCGGCCGCCTCCAGATCGAGCTGGCCGAGCACGAGATGCCCGGCCTGATGGCGCTGCGCGCCGAGCACGCGGCGGCGCAGCCGCTGCGCGGCGCCCGGATCGCCGGCTCCCTGCACATGACCGTGCAGACCGCGGTCCTCATCGAGACCCTCGTCGCGCTCGGCGCCGAGGTCCGCTGGGTGTCCTGCAACATCTTCTCCACCCAGGACGAGGCGGCGGCCGCGGTCGTCGTCGGGCCCGGCGGCACCCCCGAGAAGCCCATCGGCACCGCGGTGTTCGCCTGGAAGGGCGAGACGCTCGAGGAGTACTGGTGGTGCACCCGCCAGCTCTTCGACTTCGGCGACGGCCGCGGCCCGGATCTGCTCGTCGACGGCGGCGGCGACGCCACCCTGCTGGTCCACCTCGGCGCCGAGTACGAGACCGCCGGCCGCGTCCCGGCCCCGGAGCCCGGCGCGCACGAGGAGCGCCGCCTGATCCTGGGCCTGCTGGCCGACAGCCTCGCCGAGGACGGCCGCCGCTTCACCGGCATCGCCGCGGGCCTGCGCGGAGTCTCGGAGGAGACCACCAACGGCGTCGCGCGGCTGTACAAGCTGGCCCGCGAGGGCCGCCTGCTGTTCCCGGCGATCAACGTCAACGACTCGGTCACCAAGTCGAAGTTCGACAACAAGTACGGCATCCGCCACTCCCTGCCCGACGGCCTGAACCGCGCCACCGACGTCATGCTCGGCGGCAAGCTGGCCGTGGTGTGCGGCTACGGCGACGTCGGCAAGGGCGCGGCCGAGGCACTGCGCGGCCAGGGCGCCCGCGTCGCGGTGACCGAGATCGACCCCATCAACGCCCTGCAGGCCGCGATGGACGGCTTCCAGGTCGCCCGCCTGGAGGAACTCGTCGCGGACGCGCACATCTTCGTCACGGCCACCGGCGGCACCGGTGCCATCCGCGCCGAGCACCTGGCCCGCATGCGCTACAACGCGATCGTCGGCAACGTCGGCCACTTCGACACCGAGATCGACCTGGCCGCCCTGGCCGCGTACCCGGGCGTGACGAAGATTGAGATCAAGCCCCAGGTCCACCAGTGGACGTTCCCCGACGGCCACGCGGTCCTGGTGCTCTCCGAAGGCCGCCTGTTCAACCTCGGCAACGCCACCGGCCACCCGAGCTTCGTGATGTCGGCCTCCTTCGCCAACCAGGTACTGGCCCAGATCGAACTGTTCACGAATCAGGGCCAGTACGAAGACGCGGTGTACCGGCTGCCGAAGCACCTCGACGAGAAGGTCGCGCGGCTGCACCTCGACGCGCTCGGCGTGCAGCTCACCGAGCTGAGCGCGGAGCAGGCCGAGTACCTCGGCGTGGAGATTGAGGGTCCTTATAAGGCCGAGCACTACCGTTACTGAGGGCTGGTAACGGGATCCGGCCGCGTCACTTCGGGGTTCCCGGCGTGGCGCGGCCGGCGTGGCTTGTCTGGACAATTTCGGCAGGATTTTGACACGGTGTGCAGCCATGACCGCAGACATCGCACCGGACGTCGCCGCTTACTACGGGACCCACAGCGACTACTCAGATCCCGGCTCGCTCGCCGCCCGATTTGCCGACCTCCCGACAGACCTGGCGCTGCTCGCCCGGGTAGTTCGCAATCTGCTGATACATCGAGCGGAGGGTGCGATGTTCGGGCGTGCCATCGCCGTCGACCGCCTTCACCACGATGCCGAGACACGGTACGTCGACGGGATCGTCCGGCTGCTCGTCGAGCGCGACGGCCGGTCGCTGACCCTGCCCCGCGAAGTCGGCGACCGGTTCGTCGGCGTGTGCCGCGACTTCGCGCTCCTACACTGCTCGTTCCTTCGCAGCGCGGGCGTTCCGGCCCGCATCCGCTGTGGCTTCGCCACGTATCTCGACGCCGACTTGCACAGCGACCATGTGGTCACCGAGTACTGGGACGCGCTACGCGGATGGCGGCTGGCCGATCCGCAGATGGCTGATCCCCGGAGCGCAGCCGCGTTCGGCCTCGACTTCGATCCGATGGACGTCCCGCGCGAGCGCTTCCTCGTCGCCGGAACTGCGTGGCGGGCCATCCGCGAGGGTCATGCGGACCCCCTGACCTTCGGACACTGGCGACCCGAGGATCCGTTGGCGGGCGAATGGTTCGTCGCGCAGAGCGTCCGCCTCGACGTCGCGGCGGTCAACAAGGCCGAGATGTTGCTGTGGGACATCTGGGGAACGGCGGAGGACGGCTATCGCGCCGTGAGCGACGCGCAGCGCGACCTCTACGACCGCGTGACGGAAGCCGTGGCAGACGAGGTGGACTTCGACGCGGCACGCGCCCTGTACTCGCGCGACGACCGCCTGCGGGTACCCCGCAGGGTGTGGTCGCTCGCGCCCTTCAGCGGGCCGGCCCACGTCGATCTGCGCGCCGCCCCGTCCGCCACGGACGCGCTGGTCACCCCCTGACCAGCGCCTCCACGTCCGGCACCACGACCCCGAACAAGTCCCCGATCGTCGTCAGCGCCGCGGCCTGCAGCGTCTCAGCAGGCTGCGGTGTCCCGTCGGGACCGGCGAGCGAACGGGTCGCGGTGGCGTCGGCGACGACCGTCGGGCGGTAGCCGAGGTTGAAGGCTCCCTGCGCGGTGAAGGTCACGCACATGTGGGTCATGAAGCCGGCGATCACCAGCTCCGGTCCGGCGCCGAGCTCGCGCAGCGTCTTCTCCAAGTCGGTCGCGTGGAAGGAGTTCGGGAAGGTCTTCACCACCACCGGCTCGCCTTCCACCGGTGCCACCTCCGGGCTGATCGAGCCGATCTCGGCCCGGATGTCGTAGGGCGTGCCCTCGCCGCCGTCGTTGATGACGTGCACGACCTTCGTGCCCGCCGCCCGGGCCGCCGCGAGCAGACGCGCGGCGGCCGCCAGGGCGGGCTCGGCGCCGTCGAGGGCCATCACTCCGGTCCGGTAGGTGTTCTGGAAGTCGACCAGGACGAGCGTGGCGTCGGCCAGCTTCGGCGGGGTGTCGTCGAGGCCGATGACCGAGCGAAGCGTCTGGGAAACGGGCGAAATGGGCATGACTCTCCTCATAATTGTGCTTTCGTTGTGTTCTGCCTGATCAGGCGGTGACGCGGAACCGGCGCCGGTAGGCGGCCGGTGTCGTGCCGATCTGCCGGCGCAGCGCGCGGTGCAGCGTCTCGACGGAGCCCAGGCCGCTGCCCGCCGCCACTTCGTCCAGCGGCTGGTCGGTGCTCTCCAGCAGCCGCCGTGCCGCCTCCACGCGCGCGGCCTCCACGTAGGCGGCCGGCGTCGTGCCGGTCTCCTGGCGGAAGACGCGCGCGAAGTGCCGCTCGCTCAAGCACATGCGCTCGGCCAGCGCCGGGGCCGACAGGTCGGCGCCGAGGTGCTCGGTGATGTACATCCGCAGCGTGTCGATGTCGCGGCGG encodes:
- a CDS encoding N-acetyltransferase family protein, with the protein product MTETMRPMTVADLNQILEDMPRYWGERDMRAGHHYPLVHEFGATCLVADSPDGIRGYLMGWVNPDRVGYVHFIATRDDARGTGLGRRLHAEFARLAAELGATRLKAITSVANTGSVAFHTSIGFISEVVEDYAGPGQARVVFTRALH
- a CDS encoding multicopper oxidase family protein, producing the protein MTGRAVLMITVLAILSAATGAVALASSTGTLNVAPAAAGQEQDEQDMVAGAPFQDPPDAVVTAGADGVPTITLDARDTQFDLAGRTVQGQSYNGSYVAPTIRFNPGAHVDVRLVNHLPVATNVHFHGLHIDPSSHSDDDFLCVAPGDTYTYRLVIPADHPQGTYWYHSHAIGATCPNGRTGPTAGDVENQIYAGLSGALIVGDDRTLLPPAYQHVTAHTLVLKDVQTDQAGDIVQNSASTRIDSDAPAVRLVNGELRPVLTMRPNETQLWRLINAGADIFYRLRLDGYRFTIVGEDGVPVAGVTTADTLLLPPAKRYDVLVTANAAPGESWLRTTSYSNGPQGDQYPDTALAQLSVTGDAVSRLPVLTGAVRTAPAGLDTAPIAKQRTLDLSESPDGLTFFINGKQFDPDTSVFPTPARLGTVEEWTILNESGEDHPFHLHTTAFQEMSVNGTTVPYTHMQDIAVVPHESSGVPGKVVIRVPIEDFPGRWLFHCHIAAHEDNGMMSFLNVES
- a CDS encoding transglutaminase-like domain-containing protein; translated protein: MTADIAPDVAAYYGTHSDYSDPGSLAARFADLPTDLALLARVVRNLLIHRAEGAMFGRAIAVDRLHHDAETRYVDGIVRLLVERDGRSLTLPREVGDRFVGVCRDFALLHCSFLRSAGVPARIRCGFATYLDADLHSDHVVTEYWDALRGWRLADPQMADPRSAAAFGLDFDPMDVPRERFLVAGTAWRAIREGHADPLTFGHWRPEDPLAGEWFVAQSVRLDVAAVNKAEMLLWDIWGTAEDGYRAVSDAQRDLYDRVTEAVADEVDFDAARALYSRDDRLRVPRRVWSLAPFSGPAHVDLRAAPSATDALVTP
- a CDS encoding isochorismatase family protein; the protein is MPISPVSQTLRSVIGLDDTPPKLADATLVLVDFQNTYRTGVMALDGAEPALAAAARLLAAARAAGTKVVHVINDGGEGTPYDIRAEIGSISPEVAPVEGEPVVVKTFPNSFHATDLEKTLRELGAGPELVIAGFMTHMCVTFTAQGAFNLGYRPTVVADATATRSLAGPDGTPQPAETLQAAALTTIGDLFGVVVPDVEALVRG
- the ahcY gene encoding adenosylhomocysteinase, which gives rise to MKHHIHEQEIDILRFAVADLDLAASGRLQIELAEHEMPGLMALRAEHAAAQPLRGARIAGSLHMTVQTAVLIETLVALGAEVRWVSCNIFSTQDEAAAAVVVGPGGTPEKPIGTAVFAWKGETLEEYWWCTRQLFDFGDGRGPDLLVDGGGDATLLVHLGAEYETAGRVPAPEPGAHEERRLILGLLADSLAEDGRRFTGIAAGLRGVSEETTNGVARLYKLAREGRLLFPAINVNDSVTKSKFDNKYGIRHSLPDGLNRATDVMLGGKLAVVCGYGDVGKGAAEALRGQGARVAVTEIDPINALQAAMDGFQVARLEELVADAHIFVTATGGTGAIRAEHLARMRYNAIVGNVGHFDTEIDLAALAAYPGVTKIEIKPQVHQWTFPDGHAVLVLSEGRLFNLGNATGHPSFVMSASFANQVLAQIELFTNQGQYEDAVYRLPKHLDEKVARLHLDALGVQLTELSAEQAEYLGVEIEGPYKAEHYRY